In Phoenix dactylifera cultivar Barhee BC4 chromosome 1, palm_55x_up_171113_PBpolish2nd_filt_p, whole genome shotgun sequence, the genomic stretch taaatatataaatttattttaatctTACAGTGatatatcaaaataaatttGCAGACATCCAAATGACCTACTAAGATCAAGTGCCAGCTGCATTATATATTATCTGTCTGCTtcttgttagtatagtttttacCTATTTGAACAATGCAATAGTAATTTTGTGCTCAAACAACTACAGGAAAGGGTTTAGGAAAAGCAAAGCATTAAAGCCATCATAAATAAGTATAAATAAGGGCAACATACCAACATATGATGGCTCATATTCAACATCTGATCAATAGGTAACGAGAAGCTAGACTCCATGACTTCACCCGGTTCATCTTTACAAGAACTGACAAAAGGATCCCTTTCACGTTCCATAGGTGCAATTTCTTGGATATCAACTGCAGATACTGAATCTTGCGAAACAGGTGCAGCAGCTGTGATATTACCTCTGACTAATCTACGGTAGGgtgagtcagctccagatgttaaTTCTCTCAACTTCTGTTCCAAAAGAAGGCCCAAAAATTCCCCTCCTATCACATCCGATCTGAGAGATGATAGGTTTCTGTTGTCTGAATCGAAAACATTCTTTTCACAATCAGTATCAAAACAGTGCTCATTATGCTTGTCTTCTTTTTCCACCACATTAGTAGAGAACTGAGATCCAGGCAATGGTTTTATCATGGGGGAGGTAAATGTAAAGGATACAACATCTGTACCATTTCTTCTTTTATCCCCACTCCATCTTGGCTGTTCATCCATCACCACGGTATGCTGAACATGCTTTACATGCCTATCCACTAAAACACCATCAGAAGCCTCAGAAGAGGAGCCCCGCTCTATCAATCTTTTCTTGCGAGGCAAGTTCTTGCTATCTGATGACAACACTTTCTCTGTGTGGTCAGGAGTGACTAAACCTTCCTTCTTGAATCCGATTCGGGTGTTTCCTGAAAGCTTATTCACAATCTTGTTCTTTCCAGAAGAAGCATCTCTGGAAAGAACTTTTCTTCCCTGCTGGTCAGAAACCGATGGTTTTGAAGATAACTTGTGTTTACTTGCCAGGCAGTTCTGCTTCTGATAATTTTGCCTGAGCACACAGGAAACATTGGTTGCTGCCCTTTTCTGCAGGTTATTCTTTGGGTTACTTGGTTGACTTTTtaatagtttgtttgatttacaTTTATTATCGTCCATATGCACTGATGCACTCCTATTGCTCATGCTTAAACCGTCCCTTCTCCGGACATTCACCTTAGCCTGAACCGCAAGCGAGATAGATTTTCCCTTACTTTTTGCACCAGCTGGATTGGTTTCAGCTGTACTTGGAGAGGGCCTATAAACAATAGTTTCATCTGAACCAATGCAACTTGTGCTCACAGGTTGTCCTCTAAGAGACCTTATGACAGCTGATTCAACAGATCTTCTGGACGATTCTGCAAGCTTTGTTGTCCTCTGAGAAGCTGTCATTATCTCTTGTGAATCGCGAGCTTTTATAGGATTTGGAAGTGACACCAAAGACTGAAATCTACACTTTGTACCTGTCTGAACCTCAGGCTCAAGAATCTTTGCTGCTGCTTCCATGATACGAGCTGCATCCTTTGCTGAGATGAAACCAGGATTTTTTGTCGGCGACAGTAACTTGTGGCATG encodes the following:
- the LOC103712440 gene encoding uncharacterized protein LOC103712440 isoform X1, with the translated sequence MGAEKGGSSAFFNLFDWNRKPKKKLFSNGSASSEGVIQGKKIDDNTSTSQLRLIDEDEMIGVSSARGSSDHSCTSSVTDEEGNATRAPGVVARLMGLDSMPISGASVPYSTPLHDSRSLQDNHSQRRGPEFYINDQFNHAIKRSEAYSRKPVGLRSQKMPSSPVERFQTEALPPRLAKSVPITCHKLLSPTKNPGFISAKDAARIMEAAAKILEPEVQTGTKCRFQSLVSLPNPIKARDSQEIMTASQRTTKLAESSRRSVESAVIRSLRGQPVSTSCIGSDETIVYRPSPSTAETNPAGAKSKGKSISLAVQAKVNVRRRDGLSMSNRSASVHMDDNKCKSNKLLKSQPSNPKNNLQKRAATNVSCVLRQNYQKQNCLASKHKLSSKPSVSDQQGRKVLSRDASSGKNKIVNKLSGNTRIGFKKEGLVTPDHTEKVLSSDSKNLPRKKRLIERGSSSEASDGVLVDRHVKHVQHTVVMDEQPRWSGDKRRNGTDVVSFTFTSPMIKPLPGSQFSTNVVEKEDKHNEHCFDTDCEKNVFDSDNRNLSSLRSDVIGGEFLGLLLEQKLRELTSGADSPYRRLVRGNITAAAPVSQDSVSAVDIQEIAPMERERDPFVSSCKDEPGEVMESSFSLPIDQMLNMSHHMLEAERMECSSSSEDRKVPEHQHQSPISIFEAPFSNESCSSSESWESSNGSKMHDSSIQAQHIVDLNCFNKTPSVEAEMELSDSISSSSTEISRTAHTNACNQEQEYVREILSNTKSLFKNLDLCQMDHDSGILDPLLFDKLETGGSLTAQEGEERDFRMRRKMLFDCVNECLDLKCSRYFHAGYRMWAKGMAVVMKDLTEELYREISGWRSMGEWMVDELVERDMSNHLGRWVDFEIETFEAGVEMGMGILNSLVDEVVADFMIQVQL
- the LOC103712440 gene encoding uncharacterized protein LOC103712440 isoform X2: MGAEKGGSSAFFNLFDWNRKPKKKLFSNGSASSEGVIQGKKIDDNTSTSQLRLIDEDEMIGVSSARGSSDHSCTSSVTDEEGNATRAPGVVARLMGLDSMPISGASVPYSTPLHDSRSLQDNHSQRRGPEFYINDQFNHAIKRSEAYSRKPVGLRSQKMPSSPVERFQTEALPPRLAKSVPITCHKLLSPTKNPGFISAKDAARIMEAAAKILEPEVQTGTKCRFQSLVSLPNPIKARDSQEIMTASQRTTKLAESSRRSVESAVIRSLRGQPVSTSCIGSDETIVYRPSPSTAETNPAGAKSKGKSISLAVQAKVNVRRRDGLSMSNRSASVHMDDNKCKSNKLLKSQPSNPKNNLQKRAATNVSCVLRQNYQKQNCLASKHKLSSKPSVSDQQGRKVLSRDASSGKNKIVNKLSGNTRIGFKKEGLVTPDHTEKVLSSDSKNLPRKKRLIERGSSSEASDGVLVDRHVKHVQHTVVMDEQPRWSGDKRRNGTDVVSFTFTSPMIKPLPGSQFSTNVVEKEDKHNEHCFDTDCEKNVFDSDNRNLSSLRSDVIGGEFLGLLLEQKLRELTSGADSPYRRLVRGNITAAAPVSQDSVSAVDIQEIAPMERERDPFVSSCKDEPGEVMESSFSLPIDQMLNMSHHMLEAERMECSSSSEDRKVPEHQHQSPISIFEAPFSNESCSSSESWESSNEISRTAHTNACNQEQEYVREILSNTKSLFKNLDLCQMDHDSGILDPLLFDKLETGGSLTAQEGEERDFRMRRKMLFDCVNECLDLKCSRYFHAGYRMWAKGMAVVMKDLTEELYREISGWRSMGEWMVDELVERDMSNHLGRWVDFEIETFEAGVEMGMGILNSLVDEVVADFMIQVQL